A genomic window from Lotus japonicus ecotype B-129 chromosome 1, LjGifu_v1.2 includes:
- the LOC130728513 gene encoding zinc-finger homeodomain protein 9-like, producing MDITPTTTIITNINNTATPTTTIAIAAAATSSKSPEHETETPPRIANTTTPPPTKALSFSNGVLKRHHPSSYHHHHHHPLSANHTTMAVAYKECLKNHAANLGGHALDGCGEFMPAPSATAADPSSLKCAACGCHRNFHRREPEEPPISTAVIEYQPHHRHHPPPPPSFQPSSRSPNSASPPPISSSYYPSAPHMLLALSTGLAAPPENAAGPTSSSRKRFRTKFSQEQKEKMLKFAERVGWKMQKKDEDFVQDFCNEIGIERGVLKVWMHNNKNTFGKRDGSNEINNNNINNNINNAGSAKSFFAKENHDPVITNINSASEINGNGNRNHGAEDPIHHHYQNDGGATVRANGSSSS from the coding sequence ATGGACATAACCCCAACAACAACGATCATCACCAACATCAACAACACTgcaacaccaacaacaacaattgCAATTGCTGCAGCAGCAACTTCATCAAAATCCCCAGAGCATGAAACTGAGACACCACCCAGGATTGCTAACACCACCACCCCACCACCAACAAAGGCTTTGTCTTTTTCCAACGGTGTTCTCAAACGCCACCACCCCtcttcctaccaccaccaccaccaccacccccttTCTGCTAATCACACCACCATGGCGGTTGCTTACAAAGAATGCCTCAAAAACCACGCCGCCAATTTAGGCGGCCACGCGCTCGACGGCTGCGGCGAGTTCATGCCGGCACCTTCCGCCACCGCCGCCGACCCCAGCTCGCTAAAATGCGCTGCCTGCGGCTGCCACCGGAATTTCCACCGCCGTGAGCCGGAAGAGCCGCCAATCTCCACCGCTGTGATTGAGTACCAgccccaccaccgccaccaccctcctCCGCCGCCGTCGTTCCAGCCTTCCAGCCGCAGCCCAAATTCAGCTTCTCCTCCTCCGATCTCGTCCTCCTACTACCCCTCCGCACCCCACATGCTCCTCGCCCTCTCCACCGGACTGGCGGCGCCGCCGGAGAACGCTGCGGGCCCCACCTCGTCCTCAAGGAAGCGTTTCAGGACCAAGTTCAGCCAGGAGCAGAAGGAGAAGATGCTGAAATTCGCTGAGAGAGTTGGGTGGAAAATGCAGAAGAAGGACGAGGATTTTGTTCAGGATTTCTGCAACGAGATTGGAATTGAAAGAGGGGTTCTCAAAGTTTGGATGCATAACAACAAGAACACTTTTGGGAAGAGAGATGGTAGCAAcgaaatcaacaacaacaacatcaacaacaatATCAACAATGCTGGTTCTGCTAAGAGTTTTTTTGCAAAGGAAAATCATGACCCTGTTATCACCAACATTAACAGCGCCTCTGAAATCAATGGCAATGGAAATCGCAACCATGGTGCTGAGGATCCAATTCATCATCACTACCAGAACGATGGTGGAGCAACAGTTCGTGCTAATGGGTCATCTTCATCTTGA